In Dehalogenimonas etheniformans, one genomic interval encodes:
- a CDS encoding reverse transcriptase domain-containing protein: MKISHKLNSPPQDLAKSFSALKDGRDVAKLLEVEYAHLVYHLYKIPQEARYSQFKVKKRGTNEFRTISIPNGSLKIIQTKLVQVLEAVYFPRIAVHGFIKGKSILSNARIHANQKWVFNADLEGFFPSINFGRVRGLFIAKPYVLPDNVATVLAQICCYNNELPQGAPTSPILSNMVCAKLDSELRILAQHSRCNYTRYADDLTFSTSSPKFPPQIASIDGDSQNTIIELGEQLRTIIGNNGFCVNAQKTRLQTKTHRQEVTGLVTNQFPNVSRQFIRQVRAMLHAWEKFGLEKAQTEYLMLYRDQQRNPLKNDPKYRNVSLKDVILGKIGFIGSIRGKTDFIYIKLLNKVISLSPELAKQKDKISALMSSGPAPLIRVTTEGPTDWMHIETAFNNLQSKGLFAGLAFDLVRYEHDMGHSRLLSICEAYATLPIPGGLSHVFIFDRDEPQIVNKVNEHGDVRKWPNNVYSFSIPIPTHRTKTPEICIELN, encoded by the coding sequence GTGAAAATAAGCCACAAATTAAATAGCCCACCCCAAGATTTGGCCAAGTCATTCTCGGCTCTAAAAGATGGGCGCGATGTCGCTAAACTCCTTGAAGTCGAGTATGCCCACTTGGTCTATCATTTGTACAAAATTCCACAAGAGGCTCGTTATTCTCAATTCAAAGTCAAAAAACGTGGCACGAATGAATTTCGCACGATCTCAATTCCGAATGGTTCACTTAAAATAATCCAAACAAAACTCGTTCAAGTGCTTGAAGCCGTATATTTTCCAAGAATCGCAGTACATGGGTTCATAAAGGGCAAAAGCATATTATCCAACGCCAGGATTCATGCCAACCAAAAATGGGTATTCAATGCTGATCTTGAAGGATTTTTCCCTTCAATTAACTTCGGGCGAGTCCGTGGTTTGTTTATTGCTAAGCCTTACGTGTTACCAGATAACGTTGCAACCGTCCTTGCCCAAATATGTTGCTACAACAACGAACTACCTCAAGGAGCACCCACATCTCCCATTCTTTCGAATATGGTTTGTGCAAAATTAGATAGCGAACTCCGAATTCTTGCGCAACATTCACGTTGTAATTACACACGATACGCAGATGATCTTACTTTTTCTACATCTTCGCCCAAATTTCCTCCTCAAATCGCATCGATAGATGGAGATTCACAAAATACCATCATAGAACTCGGTGAACAATTACGAACAATAATTGGAAATAATGGATTTTGCGTTAATGCCCAAAAAACACGACTTCAAACAAAAACCCACAGGCAAGAAGTCACTGGTTTAGTTACGAATCAATTCCCGAATGTGAGTAGACAATTTATTCGCCAAGTGAGAGCTATGCTCCATGCGTGGGAGAAATTTGGCCTTGAAAAAGCCCAAACTGAATACCTAATGTTATACCGCGATCAACAAAGAAATCCTTTAAAAAATGACCCCAAATACAGGAATGTTTCATTAAAAGATGTCATTTTGGGGAAAATCGGCTTCATCGGTTCCATAAGAGGTAAGACTGACTTCATTTATATCAAATTATTGAATAAAGTTATCAGTCTATCTCCCGAACTGGCCAAACAAAAGGATAAAATATCAGCTTTAATGTCTTCAGGCCCAGCCCCATTAATAAGGGTTACAACGGAAGGTCCAACTGATTGGATGCATATTGAAACTGCTTTTAACAACCTCCAATCAAAAGGACTGTTTGCCGGACTCGCCTTCGATTTGGTTCGGTACGAGCACGATATGGGACATTCCAGGCTATTGTCCATCTGTGAAGCATATGCAACATTACCGATCCCTGGAGGACTCTCTCACGTATTTATTTTCGATAGAGATGAACCGCAAATAGTAAACAAAGTCAACGAACATGGCGATGTGCGAAAATGGCCGAATAATGTGTATTCGTTCTCAATTCCAATACCTACCCATAGAACTAAAACACCCGAAATTTGCATCGAATTAAATTAG
- a CDS encoding IS1595 family transposase, whose product MLPQFDTLVGMIKKFPDEQSCIDHLTEVKWHESPFCPYCGSHKVYHFKDHRTHKCGDCRKRFSVKVGTIFEDTKIPLKKWFMAIYLITAHKKGISSVQLGKDIGVTQKTAWFILHRLREAAKTEAFNAPLKNCVEVDETYIGGKEKNKHACKRIGGTQGRSTKTKTTAVVVLQRGGELRAFQTPDTNRTTLQKLVAENVALGSKVNTDEWAGYKGLETFYLHSSVNHIGGQYVNGDAHTNTAEGFFSLLKRGIIGIYHFTSKKHLQRYLNEFTFRYNLRKESNGAGFLSLLQHCNQRLTYKGLIANEA is encoded by the coding sequence ATGTTACCTCAATTCGATACTCTGGTTGGAATGATCAAGAAATTCCCCGATGAACAATCCTGTATTGACCACCTAACCGAAGTAAAATGGCACGAAAGCCCTTTTTGCCCCTACTGTGGTTCTCATAAGGTTTACCACTTCAAAGATCATCGTACCCATAAATGCGGTGACTGCCGAAAACGGTTCAGCGTTAAAGTGGGGACTATTTTCGAGGACACCAAAATCCCCTTGAAAAAATGGTTCATGGCTATCTACCTGATTACCGCCCACAAAAAGGGTATCTCATCCGTTCAACTTGGTAAGGATATTGGAGTTACCCAAAAGACCGCATGGTTCATCCTTCATCGGTTGCGTGAAGCCGCCAAAACCGAAGCCTTTAATGCTCCGCTCAAGAATTGTGTTGAAGTTGATGAGACTTACATAGGCGGCAAAGAAAAGAACAAACACGCCTGTAAACGGATTGGTGGCACTCAGGGTAGAAGCACCAAAACCAAAACCACTGCCGTTGTTGTCCTTCAAAGAGGCGGCGAACTAAGGGCATTCCAAACACCCGATACCAACCGGACAACACTTCAAAAACTTGTTGCTGAAAATGTCGCTCTTGGTTCTAAGGTCAACACCGATGAATGGGCTGGATACAAAGGACTTGAAACCTTTTATCTCCATAGCAGTGTCAACCACATTGGCGGTCAATACGTGAATGGCGATGCCCATACAAACACAGCCGAAGGTTTCTTTTCACTGCTAAAGCGGGGCATCATCGGTATCTATCATTTCACCAGCAAAAAACATCTACAAAGATACCTCAACGAGTTCACTTTCAGGTATAATCTCCGCAAGGAAAGCAACGGGGCTGGCTTCTTATCCCTCCTCCAACATTGCAACCAGAGACTAACCTATAAAGGACTGATCGCCAATGAAGCGTAA
- a CDS encoding DNA adenine methylase, with amino-acid sequence MPFDEAIERFARVNTKDVEATVCSRDAAPFVKWAGGKRGIIDQLVNRLPDKFGEYYEPFAGGAALFFEISDNLKKAYISDSNLDLMITYAVVKDMPDALIKKLEDHAKKDSEEYYYKVRAQHNLKDAVDTAARFIYLNKTCYNGLYRVNKKGEFNVPRGRYANPDVVNKENILAASQALKKAELRYREFDKITPKSGDLVYFDPPYHPTDTASFTQYTKLDFSEKDQQRLANFALELHRQGVYVMLSNSDTPYIRNLYNNTAWNLSVVSAPRLVNCKAEGRVAVKELLVRNYAGNDPGRDTG; translated from the coding sequence ATGCCGTTCGATGAAGCTATTGAGCGGTTTGCCCGTGTAAACACTAAAGACGTTGAAGCCACAGTGTGTTCCCGTGATGCCGCTCCATTCGTAAAATGGGCTGGTGGTAAACGTGGGATTATTGATCAACTCGTAAACCGGCTCCCTGATAAGTTTGGCGAGTATTATGAGCCATTCGCAGGTGGAGCGGCTTTATTTTTTGAGATAAGCGACAACCTCAAAAAGGCCTACATATCCGACAGCAACCTTGACCTAATGATTACCTATGCCGTGGTCAAAGATATGCCCGATGCCTTAATTAAAAAACTCGAAGATCATGCCAAAAAAGACAGCGAGGAATACTATTACAAGGTTAGGGCACAGCACAACCTGAAAGATGCAGTCGATACAGCGGCAAGGTTCATTTATCTGAATAAGACCTGTTACAACGGGCTTTATCGAGTCAATAAAAAGGGTGAATTCAATGTGCCCCGTGGCCGTTATGCCAATCCCGATGTGGTCAATAAGGAAAACATTCTAGCGGCAAGCCAAGCCTTAAAAAAAGCTGAACTTCGATACAGGGAATTCGACAAGATAACACCTAAATCAGGCGATCTGGTTTATTTCGATCCGCCGTATCATCCCACAGATACAGCATCGTTTACCCAATACACAAAGCTAGATTTTTCGGAAAAAGATCAGCAACGTCTCGCCAACTTTGCATTGGAACTTCACCGACAGGGCGTTTACGTTATGCTTTCCAATTCGGATACGCCTTATATCCGCAACCTGTACAACAACACAGCTTGGAATCTAAGTGTAGTTTCTGCACCACGTCTGGTAAACTGTAAAGCCGAAGGCCGGGTGGCCGTCAAAGAATTGTTGGTGAGAAATTATGCCGGAAATGATCCAGGGCGGGACACAGGCTAA
- a CDS encoding PD-(D/E)XK nuclease superfamily protein, translating to MPEMIQGGTQANYTGTVLEKFVASRLDERGYTYVPSVRFFAARALKQPIYTRRCEIGKNIYNLKQICDFVVYHPEKWPDNLIIECKWQQSGGSVDEKFPYLVLNINMKYETPTIILLDGAGFRRGAGAWLRQQAGNGNLKQVLDMSQFTTWVNKGNL from the coding sequence ATGCCGGAAATGATCCAGGGCGGGACACAGGCTAACTACACAGGGACAGTACTAGAAAAGTTCGTTGCCTCTCGTTTGGATGAACGGGGATATACCTACGTCCCCTCTGTCCGATTTTTTGCCGCTCGTGCTTTGAAGCAGCCAATCTATACTAGACGCTGTGAAATCGGCAAGAACATCTACAACCTTAAACAGATTTGTGACTTTGTGGTGTACCATCCTGAAAAATGGCCAGATAACCTCATCATCGAATGCAAATGGCAACAAAGTGGCGGATCGGTCGATGAAAAGTTCCCTTATCTAGTTTTGAATATCAATATGAAATACGAAACTCCAACCATCATCCTATTGGATGGAGCCGGTTTCAGGCGTGGAGCTGGTGCTTGGCTTAGACAGCAAGCGGGTAACGGCAACCTAAAACAAGTTCTCGATATGTCTCAGTTTACAACTTGGGTAAACAAAGGCAATTTGTAG
- a CDS encoding DUF3800 domain-containing protein, which yields MTIHNATVFCDESGNTGANLLDRDQPLFVVGGWLVNDNCHEMAEGLVEEAHKLLHPPDGELHGVRLLHTSRGIMGMRQLIRALLMVYCAPICQIIEKRFLLAVTLYEFYLDVRFNKNTPTSIDNDWEQKHVFGEAVYRLPDDLLTQFAQTHSSLDKQLVLETLRDITRALTLQSDDDLASLLIGSIPYIDDIIDYHKFGRTHFDSITLNAPNVASFHMFFHSLEQIGREAEIPRLTLIHDENPQFQNTFQKVFEHFRDDPRDDSYREGPWSQVFLGFRSLKDLRFANSKNEPLLQAADIFTCMLHKYAVNIYKGIPNSPTLTEVAGMFLKEPPECPAIVRIITSDQFCTKLKTFK from the coding sequence ATGACCATCCATAACGCCACCGTTTTTTGTGACGAATCAGGGAACACCGGTGCCAATCTACTTGATCGGGATCAGCCGCTATTTGTCGTCGGAGGCTGGTTGGTAAATGATAACTGTCATGAAATGGCGGAGGGTTTGGTAGAAGAGGCGCATAAACTGTTGCACCCACCCGACGGCGAACTTCACGGGGTTCGTCTTTTGCATACTAGCCGCGGCATCATGGGAATGCGTCAGCTAATCAGAGCGTTATTGATGGTCTACTGTGCCCCCATCTGCCAGATTATCGAAAAACGTTTTTTACTCGCAGTAACACTTTATGAATTCTATCTCGATGTTCGTTTCAATAAAAATACGCCAACTTCTATAGATAATGATTGGGAACAAAAACACGTTTTTGGGGAGGCGGTATACCGGCTACCGGACGATCTTCTAACCCAATTTGCCCAAACGCACTCTTCGTTAGACAAACAACTTGTGTTAGAAACTCTTCGGGACATAACTAGAGCTTTAACGCTCCAAAGTGACGACGATTTAGCAAGTCTATTGATAGGGTCAATCCCTTATATCGATGACATCATCGATTATCACAAATTCGGTAGAACCCATTTTGATTCAATTACTCTGAACGCACCAAATGTAGCTTCATTCCACATGTTTTTTCATAGCTTAGAACAAATAGGGCGTGAAGCTGAAATTCCCCGCTTAACCTTGATTCACGATGAAAACCCTCAATTCCAGAACACGTTCCAAAAAGTGTTCGAGCATTTTAGAGATGACCCCCGGGATGATTCTTATCGTGAAGGACCATGGAGTCAGGTATTTCTCGGGTTTAGGTCATTAAAAGACCTCAGATTCGCAAATTCTAAGAACGAACCTCTTTTACAAGCGGCCGATATTTTCACTTGTATGCTGCATAAATACGCTGTTAACATTTACAAAGGAATTCCCAACTCGCCAACATTAACCGAAGTAGCTGGCATGTTTCTCAAAGAACCACCGGAATGTCCGGCGATAGTCCGCATAATAACGTCGGATCAATTTTGCACTAAGTTAAAAACCTTCAAATAG
- a CDS encoding saccharopine dehydrogenase family protein yields the protein MKILILGGYGMTGRLLARYLLEQTECEVVIAGRHLDKALSYAQELNSKFEGNRASAGRIDASSKNDLVEGLRGVDMLVAAAPTTNYAEVVIRAAIESKVDYLDIQLDSKKFDLLMRLDNEIKEAGLCFITEAGFHPGLPSAMVRYAAANLDRLDSAVVGCYLNMGRSLPYSEAVDELMEVFQHYQAQVFKNGQWTKRSSYDTRKIDFGGEIGRRTCFSMFFEEIRNLPATYPTLKDIGVYISSSHWFVDWIITPVVMAGLKVAPRRGLRPMGKLMWWGMQTFPTPPYLVMLQAEAAGTKGEKPATFKAKISHADGYELTAIPVVACLKQYLDGSIRRPGVWMMGQLAEPTRLFDDVKTMGVIVSSTMN from the coding sequence ATGAAGATCCTCATCCTGGGCGGTTATGGGATGACGGGCAGGCTTCTCGCCCGCTACCTGCTGGAACAAACTGAATGCGAGGTGGTGATTGCCGGCCGCCACCTCGACAAAGCACTTTCGTATGCACAGGAGCTAAACTCCAAATTCGAGGGCAACCGCGCATCCGCGGGACGAATCGACGCTTCTTCAAAAAATGACCTCGTCGAAGGTCTGAGAGGTGTTGACATGCTGGTTGCCGCTGCGCCGACAACCAATTATGCCGAGGTGGTAATCCGCGCCGCTATCGAATCCAAAGTGGACTACCTGGATATCCAGCTTGATTCAAAAAAATTCGACCTTTTAATGAGGCTCGACAATGAGATTAAAGAAGCCGGGCTCTGCTTTATTACCGAAGCCGGATTTCACCCCGGTCTGCCGAGCGCCATGGTCCGTTACGCTGCGGCCAACCTTGACCGGCTGGATAGCGCCGTAGTCGGGTGCTATCTGAATATGGGGCGGAGTTTGCCATATTCGGAAGCCGTCGACGAGTTGATGGAGGTTTTCCAGCATTACCAGGCCCAGGTATTCAAAAACGGCCAATGGACAAAAAGGAGTTCGTACGATACCCGGAAGATCGATTTCGGCGGGGAGATCGGCAGGAGAACCTGTTTTTCGATGTTCTTCGAGGAAATCCGCAACCTGCCAGCTACATACCCGACTCTGAAGGATATTGGCGTTTATATCTCCAGTTCCCACTGGTTTGTCGATTGGATCATCACACCGGTGGTGATGGCGGGATTGAAGGTGGCTCCGCGGCGAGGACTGCGCCCAATGGGGAAGTTGATGTGGTGGGGCATGCAGACTTTCCCCACGCCACCGTATCTGGTGATGCTGCAGGCGGAGGCGGCGGGAACAAAGGGCGAAAAACCAGCTACATTCAAAGCGAAAATCTCCCATGCCGATGGATATGAGCTCACAGCGATCCCCGTAGTTGCCTGCCTGAAGCAGTACCTCGATGGGTCAATCCGACGTCCTGGAGTGTGGATGATGGGGCAACTCGCCGAGCCCACACGGCTCTTTGATGATGTTAAAACGATGGGTGTCATCGTTTCAAGCACCATGAATTAG
- a CDS encoding DUF7000 family protein codes for MTTFSDYVADYREQLAKGGIQRVYRGLMEFMNDLKAQFNRNCPQLGVSSGLYPGYLDMTYFALVPPSLKTRQLKIAVVFIHSTASFEVWLAAANRQVQAKYWELLKGRDWGEYRVVTPGKGIDAILIYNVAPHPDFDNLGSLKKQIEEGTLNFVSRIEEVLRS; via the coding sequence ATGACAACGTTTTCAGATTATGTCGCTGACTATCGGGAGCAACTTGCTAAGGGTGGTATCCAGCGAGTCTACCGTGGCTTGATGGAATTCATGAATGATTTGAAAGCACAATTCAACAGAAACTGTCCTCAATTGGGTGTTTCCTCGGGCTTATATCCGGGGTACCTGGATATGACCTATTTTGCGCTCGTCCCGCCGTCGCTGAAAACCCGGCAACTCAAGATCGCTGTAGTTTTCATCCACAGCACCGCCAGTTTTGAAGTTTGGCTTGCCGCAGCCAACCGGCAGGTTCAGGCGAAATACTGGGAATTGCTCAAGGGAAGAGATTGGGGGGAATATCGGGTCGTGACCCCGGGAAAAGGTATCGACGCTATCCTGATATACAACGTTGCTCCACATCCGGACTTCGATAACCTGGGTTCCCTTAAAAAACAAATTGAAGAAGGGACATTGAACTTCGTATCCCGCATTGAAGAAGTTCTTCGATCTTGA
- a CDS encoding DUF4870 domain-containing protein, whose translation MEISPEERRKIYEEEKARIERESQTSVKPTDSSQKTSTGLSPNIEAFLCYLGMWVTGVIFLIIEQKNAKVRFHATQSILIFGPLSVAGWILGWIPVSGGVISFIVSIVALVLWIVLMVKTYRGEEFEIPVVSNLARQLTGISGTSTSLSNSAQTASAENASKPATDSQKYVPGSRAGRLVGSSISIAWCSALLIFMNFYHQYIAIYHGSTSNGVTIWTRDPILNQDFHQWLPILNVALFVGIAGNIMTIIWDKYLLREPVKMVIDIFSLAAIISLINIFPFDFSSFPDAISIDATRVGVRVVLILAAVGTGIGILVRFIKFVANLSTGKTSYHP comes from the coding sequence ATGGAAATTTCGCCAGAAGAACGAAGGAAAATATACGAGGAAGAAAAGGCCAGGATTGAAAGGGAATCGCAGACGTCGGTAAAACCGACAGACTCTTCCCAGAAAACAAGCACGGGGCTTTCACCGAATATCGAGGCATTTCTGTGCTACCTAGGTATGTGGGTTACCGGCGTCATTTTTCTCATCATCGAACAAAAAAACGCCAAAGTCCGTTTCCACGCCACCCAATCCATCCTGATCTTCGGTCCGCTCTCAGTTGCAGGATGGATCCTCGGCTGGATCCCGGTCTCAGGCGGGGTCATTTCATTTATCGTGTCTATCGTGGCTCTTGTGCTCTGGATAGTCTTAATGGTCAAAACTTACCGGGGCGAAGAGTTTGAAATACCCGTAGTCAGCAACCTGGCCAGACAATTGACGGGAATATCCGGTACTTCAACTTCTCTAAGCAACAGCGCTCAAACCGCAAGCGCGGAAAATGCTTCAAAGCCGGCAACGGACTCCCAGAAGTATGTGCCGGGGAGCCGGGCGGGGAGGCTCGTTGGTTCCAGCATTTCAATCGCATGGTGCTCGGCATTGCTGATATTCATGAATTTCTACCACCAGTACATTGCTATTTACCACGGAAGTACTTCGAACGGCGTCACGATATGGACCAGGGATCCAATTCTGAACCAGGATTTTCACCAATGGTTGCCGATACTTAATGTCGCGCTGTTTGTGGGTATAGCAGGAAATATCATGACCATTATTTGGGATAAATACCTGCTCCGGGAACCTGTCAAGATGGTTATCGACATTTTTTCCCTCGCCGCGATCATCAGCCTGATAAACATTTTCCCATTCGATTTCAGTTCGTTCCCGGACGCCATTTCAATCGATGCCACGCGGGTCGGAGTGAGAGTGGTATTGATATTAGCGGCGGTCGGCACGGGAATCGGCATACTGGTCCGATTCATTAAATTTGTCGCAAATCTTTCCACGGGCAAAACAAGTTATCATCCGTGA